TTTCGTCTTCATCTGAGCTTTTGGTTCGGAAGATAGCAGCACGTACCTAAAGAAAAcgaatgaaagacaaaatggTTAGGGACGCACCATTAAAtacctaggggggggggtctggaagtttgggttgatgcaaatatttttccctttgagtaattttttttcttagccaattatttttttattttttttacctctttcagatgatttgtcagtggaccaagttttttttgctcatatagcaagtcaagtttttttttcgttgGAAAAACTTCCAGCCCCATGGATATCTAATGGTGCGTCCCTTATTGGCTATGTTGGCTATTGTGCGAATACGTTTGtcagtaaataaataatgcgaacgcgatttTTAGACATTATTCAGATATGAAAAcaggatattttaagcattttaaaACTAATAATCAGGAACATGATGCATATCTCACTACCCGCTAAACAAATATTTGAGTGGAAGTTGTAATTTCATGTGGTGACCTGAATGTTTTCCTGTTTTCAATTCTTCCACTCTGCTTTATAAATtaaatgggttttttttattatcttgttGTTCTAGCAAGTTAAATGCCAATTAATGGCTACTTTCgttatttctagttcagtggtcaaGCCTGCGTGAGTCCATTCGGGGTAATACACATACCAATCGCAAGACTGAAGCTGGCGTGATTCCGGCTTCAACTTTCACAtccaggggccgtttcataaagctgttggtaagttaagagcgactatCAGAATGACTGATGATCCTTTCTtgcgcgctaaaccatcgccaatgaatttACCATttgccacaagaaaggatcaccagtcgttcttaaagttgctcttaacttacgaacagctttatgaaacacccacccgagGTGGAATCCGGGGGTGGAATCTGCCCCAGCCGGCATAGAATAAATAGGGGGGTGGGCTGCACATAAGTCGAGCAGCCTCTGACACTTTCGACGTATGCGTATCACCACCCATCGATAGTACAAATGCCTTATAGTAAAACAAGTCTTAAAACATTCGAGAGTGGGCTTTGGTAAAACGATATTCAGCGTAGTGGCAAGTCTAGTATTATTTGATTTCAgaaaatacactgcaaaaactctggtgttgatttaacttcagcccggaatctatataattatgtccacaccagaaaagtgttaaacaacaccagctTCCTTTtcgtctaacaccagataggtgtttatacaacaccaattagtattaaaacagcatcggttttatttttgattccaaactggtgttgtttcaatacttctctggtgtggacataagtagattccgggctggtgttaaatcaacaccggagtttttgcagtgtaaaatCAACCATCGTACCTCTGGATTCACAGGACAGTAGAATACAAAAATCAGAAAACCCTGCAAAATGAGAAATGAAtaagaataagaaaataataaggaTGAAATCGCACAAGACTAAGAAAAACATTCAGGATGTAAGAATTATGTACTATTTACGATTAGTTCAATCAATAGATAATCGGAATCAATAATATTGAtcattattacataattatactgGTATGATTTAGTTTTAAATGATGGACATAATACCGAATTATTAGCATCCGATGACATCCCATATTgatcatattttattcatgtgaTTTTCATATTAACATAGATAGTGATTAACGAACGGGGATTAGAAGTGTAAAAATCTTTGgaatgaataacaaaaaaatattaatgataaatgatataccATATTTTGTATACTAAAATGATGGAACAGGTCTCTTCTCGCAACTTAAAATATTTGAGAAGGTGAAATGGTGATGCAGAAGTCAGATATGGTAATTGTAAATGGCTGGGGTGGCACCGAGATATTTTGATTGAgagatgttattttttttcaaataaaccaTTGAATTACAGAAGCAATATCGAATTACATGGTCTAGacatttggattttttttaatgcttttctttccttcttctccACTTTCTTCAATTTTCCTTCCCTCTTTTGAAAGGCCAACTATTGTACAAAACAATAGGGTCCCTAAAATGGTAATGCGTCTAATCTGGCTGGATCCGCgtcgggggaggggggtctACCCAGTATTGGTTGGATGGTTTGAAAGCACGATCGTACAATTAGACCTTGattgaaaagaatatgaatGATGAGATGAATCTTATCAGTAATGcattttgccttaaaatgtttatttgctCATATTATTATGACGACATCGAATCAATATCCCATTCATTTTAGGTTGAATGTTATGAATTCACCTGAATCATGTTGAACATGATGAAGAGGTAATCGAAAGCGATGATGGACTTGAAGACGAGCAGGGCATGCGAGGACCAGGCCATCACGAGAACGAATGAGAGGACGAGTGATGATGACAGACAAAGACTAGGAATGTTTGAGATAAGAAGTGAAATAAGGTTTTATTTGCATGAGTGCATGATGTGATGGTAAATTGGTCTTCATCCTTTACTTTGTCTACTTCCAGCAACGTTTCCGCCCTTTTTGATATGGAAATCACGTTTTGTGAGAGATTGTGACGCAATATTAACAACATATATTCACCTcatcttttctaattttttaacttcatatttttcttggtcgtagaaatttatttatttatgcatCCAATTATTtatttgggaggggggggggggtaagccCATGTCAGTGTCACTACTAATTTGCAAACAGGTTCATTGTCTTATAAGCGCAGGATCAGATAATTACCTGACTCTGTTCCTTAGTTTCTCGGTCCATTCTGCGTAGCCATCGATGTGCTCAGTAGGCTTATCATCAATCTTAATAAGATACACCACCGTCAAAATGGCGAGCACGAAGTTGATCTGAAAGGTAAGTATAAAAGCAGTGAAACGTTTTTGTCATTTGTGCTACATGCACACCAAAGGAACAGACTCATAAACCGAActacatacactgtaaaaacctgtggtgttaaaactgacaccagttggtgttaatagaggaccacaccctgaggtgtaaAAATTataccctagagattgaacataacaccaaagggTATAAACgaaacaaccaaaggtgttgtataacacatataggtgttaaaaccggtgtaaaataaatggtgtggtcctctatacATGTACACCGGTTAAAACCACAGTGTTTGTTGTGTAGTATGCCGTTCGATATAACGTCATAGTTCGGATCGGTTTTGGATCCGTTCCGTTAGAGTGACTATTACAGTAGGATTTAATCATTTTAATGCAACGCCGCCCctttaaaacatttattattgagTGGATAGTTGCAGCGGCGCCGATTAGTGATACAGCCAACGATTCAAAATCGGTTTcttttcactcatttttttttcaaactgatCCCTGTAATTATTTTTATGCAGAATAGCATGattaagaatttttttattgagcAATCTAGGGAAAGCGCTACAGGAAGAGGGGGCGCAGGAGCCCcttctgattttttaaaagttgtgataaaaataaagcaaagggagaaagggaaaagaggaggaagaaaagggggaaaatataaagGGAGGTTTAGGTCATGAGCATGTATATCAACCCTGTaatgaaaattaacaaaatgtGACATCATTTGTAAGTCGTAATACCACGTATCGAAATAACTTAGCACTAAGATTTATGGACTTACCACTAGCGCTACTGTGATGAGGGAGATGAAGATGATGTACACATCAACCTTCTCGACTAGCCAGCAactaattaaaaacagaaaacattACCTTTCACTTTGGTTTGTCTATTCATTTCAGAAtgcaaaataatattcatttcgACAAAGGGCAGTATTACATTTACGGATAAGAATACAAAGCAGGAACAAAGTATAAACAAAAAGATGTTTGAAGTGCAGAGTCTCTTGTCACCTTGTATAGTAAATTCTTTGAAGTAAAAAATGGCCGGAGAtttataccatggtcacattttttctacggcggccgtacggcgagtcgaaaacagccgttttattcattttcatacaaACCACCTCTATGTAGCTCGTACATAAAATGTgaaaacggccgttttcgactcgccgtacggccgccgtagagcaaatacGAAGGTATAATGATTAATTTTCCTATATTTTACTTGGCTTTTCATATAGACGATCAATTCATTTGCCTATTTTACTTGGCGTTCCGTAAACAATCAATGGCCACATTGGAATGGATACTGGATGCCTCCGCTATATTCGGGATTTCACTAATGTTTTAGGagttaaaaataatgattgtttATTTGAGATAAAGGGGACTACAAACCTGATGAGGAAGAATGTTTTGAACTTTTGATGAAAGTAGAAAGtcgtatttaaaaaagaaaatatgtagaatattttacgGGTCAATCATGTTTCGCCGATACTATCACTAAGACAACCATATGTTTCATctagtttctttctttctttctttctttctttctttctttcttgagttcgttcgttcgttctttctttcttctttctttctttctttctttctttctttctttctttctttctttctttctttctctcttgttTTCCTCTTCAGAATTTCGTGTGCTTGtgtatgggggaggggggggggggttgcgaTTTTTGTTGTTTCGTTTTGTGTGCCTGTGTTTGGGGGCACTCAATtccttcattattatttattcattcgttGTCATTAATCATTCAGCAATGTGATATACAAATGATTAGATTTCAATAAACTTGTGTACATATTATGTACAAGTATAATTTCtcacatttataaatataaaagagGCAAAGAGGTAATGCATTATACTAGTTCCAACAAATTTATTTCCaagtccaaattttcgacgtaaaTCCCACGTCTtcttcagggatacaataaagctcacTAGTATAATGCATTACCTCTTTGCCTCTTTTATCTCATCTATGTCCAACACGCGAAATGTaatatcgttatatatatatatatatatatataatcacatAAAATagtatagatttaaaaaaaaggagcgTCGCTCTCAAAAccaaaggtaaagtcacactcttcgtcagtgcccatgatgtgacaaaaaaagagaattcaaaatctactattttatttctacggcatttactaaacatttgtgattattttattccatatgccgaagcagactatttctataTACCTTTTCGTATCCTACTTGTTATAGATGGTTATTGTAAAATAACATTTGGCATATTAtgtcaataaataaaaataataatctatGTTTTGTATAGTTTCGCTATTTCCATTGATTCCTTGCTTTGTAATCAATATGAATCTTGaataatttgaaatgcatatatgAATTTGTCTCGTAAGATTAGAACTGATATATCTAATAGATATtgttacaaaacaaaatgatttttacatgTGATATAATGTGGAGTTTATTGAAATCAATTCATCAACTATGAAACACAATTGTTATGTAACATACTTACGTTAATTGAATTCTAAAAATTCTTAATAAAATTAGCTATGAATGTAGATGACGTGGCTGAGTGTTTGATACCCTGCTACTGCACATTGGATAATGTATTTCTATCTCCTCTTTTATCATATACATTTAATAAACATGAATGCTGCATTAATGCAATAATTACTAGTATGAAAGTGTGCATGTAATTTAATAAAAGTATTACCTTTCTGGGGTTCCAAATCCATGTGGAATTTCCTTGTACAGGAGACCAACCAATAGCAATGATCCACCTACGAGATATGAGAAACAAAGTTCATGACAAGTAAAGAAAAGCggtctttaaaggggaatccagccttggccataagatgttgtgttgggaaggagaaaaataaattaaacagaatggtgaaagtttgaaagaaatcggacaagcaataaaaaagttatagctgctttaaaattgagatcactaatactatgaaGATTTCAAACTGGCAACctggtaagtaaattatgacagtGGGCAAGaccaactttcccataggccatgtactttattatcagggattcgTGGTTTtttcctaagtacccattcccctggggcagtaatctaaatataacccaggtagttgttttatgtcctcatgaaacaaaaatataatttgaaataaaacttttggggaaaatgacattttagccataatatgtattggagtacatggaagagtagtccttgccttacatcactatgacatcccatatgtggccaatttgaagtctccatgggtatagtgattaccaatatatacaacttttaaaagttcataactttcttgttgtttgtccaatattgtttaaactttcacctatcaacttgtctaatttttcttttccttataaaaacaagtttttatttgggttggattcccctttaatattctGTCTGGGGGACAGTCTGCCCCTGCTCCTCTCAGATACTTGGTGTATAATATcttggtctaataccaactTACTCTAATTCTCATTTATGCACAGTTGGTCTAATTCCATATCGTCTACCTATTATTTATTTCCttgttgaaagaaaaaaaaagtcaaatgacattagacaaaatggcaaataGCAATTAGAAATAACTAGTTGTAATCAAGTAGGATTAcatcatttcaaatttcaaatttatttatttcacttccatcaaacaaaaacaagttgtataccatatataaacataaataataaaaaaaaaattaaaaaaaaaaaaattataatacatatgttgtgaaaaaaaaaacatttagacaatttgggcaacacattgtaggttttaaatatgtatactatttttttaatagaaattaaattaagatggaaatggagggaccaactaaaagcaatgcttgtacaatgtgggcccctcaaaagtagataacacaacaaataacaaattaacaaagtacaaatacagatatatgtaatcaaacgagaaaaaaataaataaatgagagagaaataatactcacaaaataaatacgaaGTTATCAAAAAATGGGATAAGACCAAACATAATGTCGATAAAGTGGGTGTAGAACAATCAGCAGTTTACCAGATACTCAAGTGAGCAGTTCCCTTTCTAGATAGCCCTAAGTACAACCATCGATGATCATGTAAATCGAATTTACTGTGACATACGTGAATACTGTCATTCGAAAATTTCCATATCCAGCAGGATTTCCAATCAATGACAACCGTTTAACACGCCATCTTTTCCgaagaaaagagaaatatgACGTGCAGTGTATGTCCTGTCGTCCACTGATCCTGTGAGAATCATTTTGTCTTATTATGTTTAAAACCATCAGTTTtaatcaaatgaataataatatggaCTACATATTTAGCGCTTAATACtatgtttctaagcactgcataTTGTTACCCCCGCTCTAgcatggctaccctgatcgggtgCCCGCCCATTCAACTGAGGAATGATTCTTCTAACTGGATAACCATATTATTTCACCTGGGTGAAAGGTGTCAAACATGAAGATAAACGCCCTTAAAAGTACGCGAGTGCTTCGTTGGGCTTGAACCCCATGCGTTGTTGTTCAAATGAACCTAATCTTCGTCAAGTTTAAAGATGATGACCTTGACTTTTAGTGATTTCTTAAGATGAATCGTGTTTTTTGCCCATTCGAAATGATATCTTCAATACACTTACCCCAGACAAGGAGAAATATCCTGGTCAATCGGATAGGTTCCGTAATGCTCTTCTCCGGTACTTTCGTCTGGATTGGTTGGGCGATGTTCGAATCTCGAGGCTTACCGTGTAGATAACATGTATTGAAGAGTACAGCAGTCTGGACCACCAACCACAGGGCGTAGACGGTGTAAAGATACTGAAGACAGGCAGCTATGATCGCACAAACGAACTGCAGGAGTGATGTTTGGAATGAGacaaatgtattttatatgcTTGAATCGAAATGTTGTTAATGAAGAGATAGACTTAATATTGCTTGAATAATTAAACCTGCGATTTCACAATATCACTCACTTGTTATTTAGTATAAGTGTGTGATATTGGGGTGTGTGTGGTTGGggttgtatgtgtgtgtgtgcggggGAGGGGGAGAGCTAGGAAATATTGATAGGGGTAAGAAAGCGTGAAACTGACACCAATTCTTGTTTTTCATTGAATTTGGAAGGGTATTCTACGTGTATAAACGACCCGGACCATTCtactcattttttctttcttccatttcccccttttatctacttttttttcatacctACAAAATAAAAGGGACGGTAGCCCAAACTCCGGTTGTGTAGCCCGTTTGTGTGTGCGGGTGTGTGAGTATTTTGTGagtgcgtttgtgtgtgtggtgGGGAGTAGATATAGGGACcgatgagaaaatgaaatgtggTAGAAGGGGTCCATCATCTTCAACACCCCCCACAGTTGGCATTATTCACCCCCTCTTCTCCTAtggtttattttcttccatttagaggggggtactccgggctgaaaataattatatcaaaatgagtGAATAAAATTCTACGAACTGctcgctgatttttttttaaatcaaaatataataaaaataacgaacttatttattttttaaagttagcaatattttgtgaaaacaattacATGCACGCCATCATAAATATGCAATAGGTGTGCTAATGTATCTTGTccacactttcctttttcttatattattacatgaaatcatacagtgtaataatataatttcatatttcgATACATGTGTGTATAATACATCTCCCTTGTAACAAATAAGTTTTGGTTAATGATTATCTCACACAGTAAATCAGttgtaaatcttttttttcaattcttggtggacaaaatttaaataagtataatttcatataataaattcaaaacaatttttaagTGGGATCGGATATGTCATAATCAGattgctcattgcatattcatgaacatATACATCATATCGTTTCGGCGAtaaagctttaaaatgtcaaaacatgaattttcagtACTttctttgtctgattttactttatctgttcaaatcatattattttcactgAGCCTggaatacatctttaatcatgattGATGATATTAACCAATTATCAAATGGCTAATGTCATTTTGTGCAGTGAGATTAAAGATGTTCGGGATGAACTCTCTACTAATTATCAGggtattgaaatataaatttgaagCATGAAGCATGTATCTTACCAGGTTTCCTGTAGCTTTCATTCCGAAAAGAAACAGGACATGTCCAGCAAGTGAACTGACAGCTATATTCAATTGAATCTTGGTGAGTTGAGACCCTTTTACactgaaaaaaacatttcaagagAAGAGAGCAAAAGAATGAGTAAGTATATTTGAAAAACCTTGAATCTTCTCTGTTTAAGACCGAATATTAACCCAATTCTTATTAGGTGTTGGAAGATTCTCTTCTTAGAATGAATAAatccctttcttttttaacaATTTCGGTCAGAGATAGTATAATGGACATAAGAAGCAAAAGATACATAAATCTaatgattgatattctgattatCAAACGTAGATTTAACCCTACTCTGTTCTAGAATTTAAAACCAAAGTTCTATGGAATGCTGGATTTCATACTATTTCCGCCACATTTGGGGTAAATATAACGTACCAATTAATTCATTagaattcattatatttttgtattttcttgttGTTCCAATTTTACGACTCAATTGATTTTAAACAACCTTTTGCAGCGGGATTAGAATAACTTTTACTTGGTGAATGAGTTGAAACCTGGCACCCCATAAATGTGTGATCTTAGTTAACtcaggtttaactaaaccatggTAATGAGAATACCATCAATTatattaaagcagatacgaaccaatagcaccatctcgagtcctcaactactcatacctggccagtttcatGACACATAATGCTAGTgcagtctagtaatatagacccacttgaatgataacatgctaattaactactcaatacatttacaccgcaataattatgttaccaagtagcaaaacaattacttatcctctcaaaacattttaatttctctatacaaatacaattatatagGTCAATCTATTTTCTGTAGCATTatatatctgaaaacgtatatttaaagactatgtatttataacacacagtcaaagAGAGACCATACACAGTtcacttcccctttaaagcaaATAGGGAAATACTGAGTCTAGAACTGACCCTAGTGTTGCGTAGACAACGAGCATTACGAGGATGGAgatgattgaaatgaatcctaAAGTCTTCTCAAGAATTGATAGAAGAAAAGCATTGATCCCATCCACCTTAAATCCctgtattgaaatgaaaaaagttgtttcattaaatcattttttcagcattttacacGAATTTTGGCATGTAGTTCGactgtttttcacaaaacgtTCTCACTGAAACTGTAAAATTAATACATCGGAAAACGAATCGTAGAACCGTACATAGTCATTACTCCGGTCATCGGATTATGGCTTGCCTCTTTGCGCTCTATGTATGTAATTTCTTTACTCCCTATAGGGATCATTCCAAAAATGTACCTTACTAAACTTATTTATCGAAACAAATCACTAAATCATTCAAtgatacaaaattataaaataatttctcGCTCTGATAATCTCCCACTGCAAGCTGGAAAATTGATATTACGACTTAAAGCATTATTCTAAGCCATTTTTGTAaacaatatatgaaaaataaaattggacACGTTAAGTACTTTTTAAAACCATGAACATTATCTAAATAAGCAATTAATGACAgctgaaattgttggaatactgTTCCGTGGGGGATCACGTTTACCATGTAGGAACATTTTTAGGATGATGTCCTCTTTAGCAGATTCTTATCTCACTCAaggcaatgcgagtgcgaagcgcgaacgaaattttaatttttatataatgacccaagtttttaaattttcaatttattccCCTCCCTTGCTTTATTCACATTACTTCCTCTTCCaatatttgtttccttttttattctcctcccctcttttcttctttttttgagCCGCGAataagatggggggggggagttggggTGGGAGGATCCACCTTGTGATCCGCCTTGAAACTGTGGAATGATTAATTATCAACTCACTTGAGAGCAGGCTGATTATCATTAATTAATAATGGTAATGTACGCATAAATAACTCGTAGAGATCCGTAATttcctatttatttttattttcttaaatatgGACATAAAATGAGTCAAAATTAAGTAgctgttatatttttattttgtttattttctttattttctttttttctttaaaccgTGTTGCCAATTTAAATGTGTAATG
This region of Lytechinus pictus isolate F3 Inbred chromosome 16, Lp3.0, whole genome shotgun sequence genomic DNA includes:
- the LOC129278920 gene encoding adhesion G protein-coupled receptor E2-like, with the protein product MLVVYATLGVKGSQLTKIQLNIAVSSLAGHVLFLFGMKATGNLFVCAIIAACLQYLYTVYALWLVVQTAVLFNTCYLHGKPRDSNIAQPIQTKVPEKSITEPIRLTRIFLLVWGGSLLLVGLLYKEIPHGFGTPESCWLVEKVDVYIIFISLITVALVINFVLAILTVVYLIKIDDKPTEHIDGYAEWTEKLRNRVSLCLSSSLVLSFVLVMAWSSHALLVFKSIIAFDYLFIMFNMIQGFLIFVFYCPVNPEVRAAIFRTKSSDEDEKKDSDDEQNN